In Octopus bimaculoides isolate UCB-OBI-ISO-001 chromosome 28, ASM119413v2, whole genome shotgun sequence, the following are encoded in one genomic region:
- the LOC106878453 gene encoding uncharacterized protein LOC106878453: MGGGKRVARVRIGKVPPELEETWLMTAIMFNIKEEAKILKATRTQSIDYWGYGIELTIQATVEDLNRIDEDIVLPDDLRLRVKVEGRPPTCFACGEKDHMKARCPQREQTEKQENTNQVVQAETEENTTEEGFTVVERKRRSGRTNSPPENQKKKKEEVEKKAVTRGKADEEVTEQEREKATTKQVDLQKEGTVRRTQVSPAKEEDSRVQTCEDEMEK, from the coding sequence ATGGGTggtggcaaacgtgtggccagagTGCGAATAGGCAAAGTACCCCCAGAGCTGGAAGaaacatggctgatgacagcaatAATGTTCAATATTAAGGAAGAGGCCAAGATACTGAAGGCCACAAGAACACAAAGTATTGACTACTGGGGatatggaattgaactcactatccaGGCAACAGTGGAAGATTTAAATAGAATCGATGAGGACATAGTGCTGCCCGACGACCTAAGATTGAGAGTGAAAGTGGAGGGCAGGCCGCctacatgttttgcatgtggcgAGAAAGACCACATGAAGGCGAGATGCCCGCAGAGAGAACAGACAGAAAAGCAGGAGAACACGAACCAGGTAGTACAGGCAGAGACAGAAGAAAATACAACGGAGGAGGGATTCACGGTAGTGGAAAGAAAACGGAGAAGTGGAAGAACGAACTCGCCACCAGagaaccagaaaaagaagaaagaagaggtggaAAAGAAAGCTGTGACCAGAGGGAAGGCAGACGAAGAGGTGAcggagcaagaaagagagaaggcaacTACTAAACAGGTGGATTTACAGAAGGAGGGAACAGTGAGAAGGACGCAGGTTTCCCCAGCGAAGGAAGAAGATTCGAGAGTTCAAACATGCGAGGATGAAATGGAGAAATGA